The following are encoded in a window of Amaranthus tricolor cultivar Red isolate AtriRed21 chromosome 2, ASM2621246v1, whole genome shotgun sequence genomic DNA:
- the LOC130805917 gene encoding U-box domain-containing protein 33-like yields the protein MGSNGREIEKEQLDNYYAESTVFVAVGKNLKESESVLSWAIGKFAGKKRICILHIHQPGQLVTFFDGKFTTSKFKQRAIKVFHNSDMQKLQKLLSEYVHYVTQMGFRADRMWIEMENIENGIVNLIAQHGIKWLVMGAAADKHYIKEMAELKSKKAKFVYEQAPASCCIWFTCTGELILTRKGTKDHSGVDVFPATDTNSITEGMDDIRLGGAGAEDSSGPLGINVATEEAEYSEVEALAQDALSSNPDVSIEEEESLIVETPAEDVLSSTSSVSTKESESESFESESESESELDSMTEEAEFDNLNNTHVDTPLLESNTVPEESRLVRTDRKDDEKGSPHRLTFRERGSILRAYSVDLSSVEEKSLVLSSSLDCSDRAKEDHGFEENSQMTEYRSSFSSVMSKDIMTGKAKLEAPREVYKKLNQATLDAENIKHEAFRESVDRCKAEGNAMDATRKADATGSKYIEEMKHREAVEEALAEHKLECERMKEENEKIMEELPMVQDQCLGLANQIRESEAAAKELEEKIFSAVDLLISFRAKRDQLEKERDDAIQELGKLKRLKQRRSVALSGLQFSTFSLWEIDEATCSFDPSRRIGDGRYGGVYRGNLRHVDVSIRMLPNDGFLSQKMFERGVEILSRIRHPNIVKLIGFCPEVRSIAYEYLERGSLEDHLAGTGNPLPWQTRVRIAAELCSALIFLHSNNPQILHGNLRPTKVLLDANFVSKIGDLGIFFLISQNQLPNSQHASSEYIDPEFLETGVLTQYTDIYSFGMILLRILTGRPASRILRDVKLALKNDKLGSILDVSAGEWPISQAKALARMALQCCVRGPSKRPDLVSDMWSVLEPFRKLSIAQPSCLQKKENKRPPSHFLCPIFKDIMEDPCTAADGYTYEGDAIRGWIDSGHVTSPMTNLKLSNCDLIPNHALQYAIQEWLQRP from the exons ATGGGGAGTAATGGAAGAGAGATTGAGAAGGAGCAATTGGATAATTATTATGCAGAAAGTACAGTCTTTGTTGCAGTAGGAAAAAATCTTAAAGAGAGTGAATCTGTTTTATCATGGGCAATTGGGAAATTTGCAGGAAAGAAGAGAATTTGCATCCTTCATATTCATCAACCAGGTCaattagtgacatttt TTGATGGGAAATTTACAACCAGCAAATTCAAACAAAGAGCAATCAAGGTATTCCATAATTCAGATATGCAGAAACTTCAAAAGCTCCTCAGTGAGTATGTTCACTACGTTACGCAAATGGGG TTCCGTGCGGATAGGATGTGGATAGAAATGGAGAATATTGAGAACGGAATAGTCAATTTGATTGCTCAACATGGTATCAAATGGCTGGTCATGGGAGCCGCGGCTGACAAACATTACATAAA GGAAATGGCCGAGCTGAAGTCCAAAAAGGCGAAATTCGTCTATGAACAAGCACCCGCTTCCTGTTGCATTTGGTTTACTTGTACAGGAGAACTTATATTAACGAG GAAAGGTACGAAAGATCATTCTGGCGTAGATGTTTTCCCTGCAACTGACACAAATTCAATAACCGAAGGAATGGATGATATAAGATTAGGTGGTGCTGGTGCAGAAGATTCTTCAGGACCACTGGGGATAAATGTGGCAACTGAAGAAGCGGAATATTCGGAAGTAGAAGCTCTTGCCCAAGATGCACTCTCCTCGAATCCAGACGTTTCAATAGAAGAAGAGGAAAGTCTGATTGTAGAAACTCCTGCAGAAGATGTACTCTCCTCGACTTCAAGTGTTTCAACCAAAGAATCAGAGTCTGAATCATTTGAATCAGAATCAGAATCTGAATCGGAGTTAGATTCCATGACCGAAGAAGCGGAATTTGACAATTTGAACAATACCCATGTAGACACACCATTATTAGAGTCAAATACGGTCCCTGAAGAATCAAGGCTTGTAAGAACAGACCGAAAGGATGATGAGAAAGGGTCACCTCACCGGCTAACATTTCGAGAACGTGGTTCCATTCTTCGTGCCTATTCTGTTGACCTTAGTTCGGTTGAGGAAAAGAGTTTGGTTTTGTCGAGTTCACTTGATTGTTCAGACAGAGCAAAAGAAGATCATGGATTTGAGGAAAACTCGCAGATGACCGAATATCGTTCTTCATTCAGTTCAGTGATGTCCAAAGACATAATG aCAGGAAAAGCCAAACTTGAAGCACCAAGAGAAGTTTATAAGAAACTGAATCAAGCCACATTGGATGCCGAAAACATAAAACATGAAGCATTTCGAGAGTCGGTTGATAGGTGTAAGGCTGAGGGGAATGCCATGGATGCTACTAGAAAG GCTGATGCTACAGGAAGTAAATATATCGAGGAGATGAAGCACCGAGAAGCAGTGGAAGAAGCTTTGGCAGAACACAAGCTAGAATGTGAAAGAATGAAAGAAGAGAATGAGAAAATTATGGAAGAACTTCCAATGGTCCAAGATCAATGTTTGGGCTTAGCAAACCAGATCAGAGAATCTGAAGCTGCGGCTAAAGAGCTCGAGGAGAAGATTTTTTCAGCTGTTGATCTATTAATATCTTTCCGGGCTAAAAGGGATCAGCTGGAGAAAGAGCGTGATGATGCTATCCAAGAACTGGGAAAGCTGAAAAGATTGAAGCAACGACGAAGTGTGGCATTGTCTGGCctacaattttcaacattttcaTTGTGGGAAATCGATGAGGCAACTTGCAGTTTTGACCCTTCTAGAAGAATCGGAGATGGAAGATATGGAGGCGTTTATAGAGGAAACCTTCGACACGTAGATGTTTCTATAAGGATGCTGCCAAATGATGGCTTCTTGAGCCAAAAAATGTTCGAACGCGGG GTTGAAATTTTGAGCAGAATAAGGCATCCAAATATAGTGAAACTTATTGGGTTTTGTCCGGAAGTTCGATCTATTGCTTATGAGTACCTCGAAAGAGGTAGTTTGGAAGACCATCTAGCAGGCACGGGGAACCCTCTACCATGGCAAACTCGAGTTCGCATTGCAGCAGAACTGTGCTCCGCCTTGATCTTCCTTCATTCGAACAATCCTCAAATTTTGCACGGGAATTTAAGACCCACCAAAGTTCTTCTTGATGCCAATTTTGTCAGCAAAATTGGTGACTTGGGAATCTTCTTTCTGATCTCGCAAAATCAGCTGCCTAACAGCCAACATGCTTCCTCCGAGTATATAGACCCAGAATTTCTCGAGACTGGAGTGCTTACTCAGTATACTGATATATATTCATTCGGGATGATACTGTTGCGAATTTTAACCGGTAGGCCTGCTTCAAGAATTTTGAGGGATGTCAAACTTGCGCTGAAGAACGATAAACTTGGGTCGATATTGGATGTTTCAGCTGGAGAGTGGCCGATTAGTCAAGCAAAAGCACTGGCTCGAATGGCATTACAATGCTGTGTGAGAGGCCCGTCTAAACGACCGGACCTTGTTTCAGATATGTGGAGTGTTCTTGAACCATTCAGAAAATTAAGTATTGCTCAACCATCATGCCTGCAGAAGAAAGAAAACAAACGGCCTCCCTCTCATTTCCTATGTCCAATTTTTAAG GATATTATGGAGGATCCTTGTACAGCTGCAGATGGATACACATACGAAGGAGATGCAATCCGAGGATGGATCGACAGCGGTCATGTGACTTCACCCATGACAAACCTTAAGCTTTCGAACTGTGATCTAATCCCGAATCATGCTCTTCAGTATGCAATCCAAGAATGGTTGCAACGCCCTTAA
- the LOC130806252 gene encoding uncharacterized protein LOC130806252: MPLPKSKAVGATDLMKVDDGNDTLDTFIRQAIGKEPFLSFPRANDSPVQLFQLLHALDQQDVPGWPLLSPLKIQMQKCEKCSREFCSTISYRRHMRLHRRKLKLDRDSTMKSRCLLQAFWDKLSPEETMEIVSLNDVSLEGVSGSLIIKALTSFIRKPGFTPLPKSYVKSGSVLLDIVQGRPSSFPISSQELFAILDGASEETFLCAGTAESLQKYVFDGEAGKIGLEMRNLVACTSFLVEQKLVKAWLADKDAEALRYQKLLVEEEEAAQKRQEAILERKRQKKLRQKEQRAKELASVEIDDSPEDSSGSPLSLSPANSSESILEVPHDFSQSSEPVQIITVEGESDKCHENGYSDLSTSQNIYPDLVTYQKVEHRTSHRSGRRHTVNPRWQPSKLQRTFNEFHTSHNYQAPKHEIVQKHASSRDSRTSAMNGKVWTPKTKSGADEEASKTRLQIKAPNPPGLDEKHEFLIGSMPVNLGNCNLRRHENHGVAPETSDLELCTSDLIKNRETPAKTEAFQATTNHSTDKLCRPVSRHDNRGQLPIQNGGTCEVSGNSGISCNDDNEVRQTYEAESCSNCHEENHASVEGGLLKGSRFNSYAAKAFLTKRWKEVLASDHVELILFPVARPPENPELHNDKQEAVHSSKLEQRGILRSAENRLSNHTNLEQHSTAIKPKTRAKMEKGGKLKYVPKQGSAYTTHINS; encoded by the exons ATGCCACTTCCAAAGTCCAAGGCCGTTGGTGCTACAGATTTAATGAAGGTGGATGACGGAAATGATACTTTAGACACATTCATCAGACAAGCAATTGGAAAAGagccttttctttctttccccAGGGCAAATGACAGTCCAGTTCAATTGTTTCAGTTACTTCATGCCTTGGATCAGCAAG ATGTGCCCGGTTGGCCTTTGCTTTCTCCATTGAAGATTCAAATGCAAAAGTGCGAAAAGTGTTCTCGTGAATTTTGTTCAACAATCAGTTATCGAAGGCACATGCGCTTACATAGACGAAAATTGAAGCTTGATAGG GATTCGACTATGAAAAGCAGGTGCCTGTTGCAAGCTTTCTGGGACAAG CTTTCTCCAGAGGAGACTATGGAGATTGTGTCACTCAATGATGTATCTCTTGAG GGAGTTAGCGGGTCTTTGATTATAAAGGCATTAACTTCATTCATTAGGAAACCTGGATTCACTCCTCTACCGAAAAGCTACGTGAAATCTGGCTCAGTGCTCCTG GACATTGTCCAGGGTAGACCTTCAAGTTTCCCAATATCATCACAGGAATTGTTTGCTATTTTAGATGGTGCAAGCGAGGAAACTTTTTTGTGTGCTGGCACAGCTGAATCACTGCAAAAGTATGTGTTTGACGGGGAAGCTGGAAAGATTGGTCTCGAGATGAGGAACTTGGTTGCTTGTACTAGTTTCCTTGTTGAGCAGAAACTG GTGAAGGCATGGCTTGCTGATAAAGATGCTGAGGCTTTGAGGTACCAGAAGTTGcttgtggaggaagaagaagctgCTCAAAAAAG GCAAGAAGCTATCTTGGAAAGGAAGAGACAAAAGAAACTTAGACAAAAGGAACAAAGGGCCAAGGAGCTAGCCAGTGTAGAAATAGACGATTCTCCAGAAGATAGTTCTGGTTCTCCACTAAGCCTGAGCCCTGCTAACTCCTCTGAATCTATTCTTGAGGTTCCTCATGACTTTTCTCAATCTTCTGAGCCAGTTCAAATAATAACCGTTGAAGGAGAGAGTGATAAATGCCATGAGAATGGATATTCAGATTTGAGTACTTCCCAAAATATATATCCTGATTTGGTTACTTACCAAAAAGTTGAACATAGAACATCACATCGAAGTGGCCGAAGACACACAGTTAACCCTCGTTGGCAACCATCAAAATTGCAGAGAACTTTCAATGAATTCCATACCAGTCACAACTATCAGGCACCGAAACATGAAATCGTGCAAAAGCATGCCTCTTCCAGGGATTCTCGTACTTCTGCTATGAATGGTAAAGTGTGGACCCCAAAGACAAAGTCAGGCGCAGATGAAGAGGCTAGCAAAACTAGGTTACAGATCAAAGCACCAAACCCGCCTGGCCTGGATGAGAAGCATGAATTTCTAATTGGTTCTATGCCTGTCAACCTTGGGAATTGTAACCTACGGCGTCATGAAAATCATGGGGTAGCTCCAGAAACCAGTGACTTGGAGCTTTGTACATCAGATTTAATCAAAAATCGTGAGACGCCCGCCAAAACCGAAGCATTTCAGGCTACTACAAATCACTCAACTGACAAGCTGTGCAGACCTGTTAGCCGACATGATAATAGAGGTCAGCTCCCTATCCAAAATGGTGGCACTTGTGAAGTTAGTGGCAATAGCGGTATATCTTGCAATGACGATAATGAAGTCCGGCAGACATATGAAGCTGAGAGTTGTTCTAACTGTCATGAAGAAAATCATGCTTCTGTGGAAGGTGGACTTCTGAAAGGCTCAAGGTTTAACAGCTATGCTGCGAAAGCTTTTCTTACAAAGA GGTGGAAGGAGGTCCTTGCATCAGACCACGTTGAACTTATCTTATTTCCCGTAGCTAGACCTCCAGAGAACCCCGAGCTACACAATGATAAACAAGAAGCAGTTCATTCATCCAAGTTAGAACAGCGTGGCATTCTTCGTAGCGCAGAGAACCGATTATCGAATCACACAAACCTTGAACAACACTCAACGGCTATCAAACCAAAAACCCGAGCTAAGATGGAGAAGGGCGGTAAGCTGAAATACGTTCCAAAACAAGGAAGTGCGTATACAACTCATATCAATTCATAG